Genomic window (Streptomyces liliiviolaceus):
GGTGGGGCGCGTTCACCGGCTTCTTCTGGGGCTCGCTGGTCCGGGTGGCGCTGCTGCACCACGTGACGTGGTCGATCAACTCGATCTGCCACGCGGTGGGCAAGCGCCCCTTCAAGTCGCGTGACCGCTCGGGGAACGTGTGGTGGCTGGCCGTCCTGTCCTGCGGCGAGTCCTGGCACAACCTCCACCACGCGGACCCGACCTCGGCCCGGCACGGTGTGGAGCGCGGCCAGGTGGACTCGTCGGCCCGTCTGATCCGCTGGTTCGAGCGCCTCGGCTGGGCCTACGACGTGCGCTGGCCGTCACGCTCACGTATCGATTCCCGTCGCAACCCGGACGAGAAGGGCGCCCGGCGCAAGTCGGAGACGGCCGAGGCGGCATGATTGACGGCGTGGCCGACTCCAGCACACCCAGCAATGAAAAGCCGCGGCGCGCACGCCGCACCCGGATGACGGGGGCGGAGCGACGGGCCCAGTTGCTGGAGATCGGCCGCACCCTCTTCGCCCAGAAGGGCTTCGAGGCGACGTCGGTGGAGGAGATCGCGGCGAAGGCCGGCGTCTCCAAGCCGGTCGTCTACGAGCACTTCGGCGGCAAGGAGGGCCTGTACGCGGTGGTGGTCGACCGCGAGATGCGGCGCCTGCTGGACGGCGTGACGAGTTCCCTCACCGCGGGCCACCCCCGGGAACTCTGCGAACAGGCGGCCTTCGCCCTCCTCGACTACATCGAGGAGTACACGGACGGCTTCCGCATCCTGGTCCGCGACTCCCCGATCCCCCAGTCGACGGGCAGCTTCGCGTCCCTGATCTCGGACATCGCCACGCAGGTGGAGGACATCCTGGGCCGCGAGTTCAAGCGCCGCGGCTTCGACCCCAAACTGGCCCCTCTCTACGCCCAGGCCCTGGTGGGCATGGTCGCCCTCACCGGCCAGTGGTGGCTGGACGTCCGCCGCCCCAAGAAGGCGGAGGTGGCGGCCCACCTGGTCAACCTGGCCTGGCACGGCCTGGACGGCCTGGAGGCGAAGCCTCGGCTGATAGGGCGCCGAAAGAGTTAATGCACGTACCACAAGATGAACCTTGTGATATCAATGCACCCATGACTGAGATCGCGATCAGCGCCGCCCGTTCCCAGCTCGGTGACCTCGTCCGCCGCGCGGCCCACGGCCGCGAGACGATCGCCCTCACCGACCATGGTCATGTGGCGGCGCTGCTTGTCTCGCCACAGGTCATAGAGGACTTGGAGGACGCGCTCGCGGTCGCCGACTACCAGCGCCGCAAGGCTGAGGGGACGCTGGGAGAGGGCGTGTCCCACGAGGAGGTCGGGCGCATGCTGGGGCTGCGGCCATGACCTACCGAATCACCTGGGAACCGACCGCCACGAACGCGGCCGTGCGGTTCCTCAAGGACGACCCCGCGGGACTCGCCGCCGTCTACGAAGCCGTCGACACCCTCGCCAAGGAGCCGCGCCCCACCGGCTCCACCGCGTACGGCCCGAACATCCGGCGGCTGCGCGTCGGCGACTACCGCGTCCTCTACGTGATCGACGAGGACGTGATCCGCATCCTGGTCACCAACCTGGGCCGGACCCCCTGAGACAAGGCTCCAGAAACTCCAGCCGGTTGCCCACGGGGTCCTCGGAGTAGAACCGCCGACGTCCGGGAAGTGCGGCGAGCTGGACGTGGTCCACCGCCGTCAGCATCCGGGTCAGCCGGTCTTCCGTGCCACCGCGAACAGCCGCCGGAACGGCAGGACCGTGCCGTACGCGGCCGTCGGGTAGGCCGTGCGGAGCAGGTCGCGGTATTCGGCGGTGAAGGCGTCCCCGGCTTCCGGGTCGTCGGCGAGAGCCGTGAGGGCCGGCCGCATCCCCGTCCCCTTCGACCAGTCGAGGACGGCGTCCTCCCCCTGAAGAAGCTGCATGTACGTCGTCTCCCAGACATCCACCTCGCAGCCCAGCCGCGCCAGCCGGTCCAGATAGACGAGCGGGTCGTGCACCGAGTCGGGGCGCCGGAGGACTCCGCCCAGCCGCCCCTTCCACCGCGGGGAGACCGCGAGTTCGCGCATCAGGGCATGCAGGGGCGCGTCGATGTTGTTCGGCACCTGGAAGGCGAAGGTCCCGCCGGCGGCCACCGCGTCGAGCCACGTCCCGAACGCCTCCAGATGCCCCGGCACCCACTGCAGCGCGGCATTCGAGACGACCAGGTCGTACGTCTCCGCAGGCGCCCACTCCGTGAGGTCCGCGTGGGCGAAGTCCAGACGGCCACCCCCGCCGGTCGACCCCGCGTGCTCCTCGGCGCGGGCCAGCATCTGAGGAGAGTTGTCGTACCCGGTGACGTACGCCCCCGGCCACCGTTCGACGAGCTGGACCGTGACGTTGCCGGGCCCGCAGCCCAGATCGGCGATCCGGGCCGGTTCACCGGGCAGAGCGGGAACGCGGCCGAGCAGTTCCGCGAAGGGCCGCGCGCGATGTTCGGCATGGCGCAGGTACTGCCCCGGATCCCAGGTGGGAGTGGTGGTGGCGGACATCGGGAGCCTCCAAGACGTCAGGACGGGCCGACCTCCACCCTCACACCCCAACTATCTCGTCGTCAAGATACTTCACATCAAGAGACTTCACATCGACACAACCACTACACTGATCGCCATGGAGGACGAGGTCGATCGGCTGGTCGCAGCATGGCGCCGGGAGCGCCCCGACCTCGACGTGGAACCACTCGAAGTGCTCAGCCGCGTGAGCAGGCTCGCGCGGCATCTGGACCGGGCCCGGCGCATCGCGTTCGCCGAGCACGCCCTGGAACCCTGGGAGTTCGACGTGCTGACCTCACTGAGGCGCGCGGGAGCCCCGTACCAGCTCTCCCCCGGGCAGTTGCTCACCCAGACCCTCGTCACCTCGGGCACGATGACGAACCGTATCGACCGGCTTGCGAAGAAGGGCCTCGTCGAGCGGCTCCCCGACCCCAGCGACCGCCGGGGCGTACTCGTGCGCCTCACCGGGGAGGGCCGCGACCGCGCCGACCAGGCGCTCGCCGGACTCCTCGACCAGGAGCGCGCGATCCTCGCGGAGCTCAGCCGGGCCCAGCGCGGCGAACTGGCCGGGCTGCTACGCCAGTTGACCGCCCCGTTCGACAACATCCCCGGCTAGGTCCACCGGACCGACCCCGGCCCGGCGGGCGAGCGCCACGGCCGCGAGGGTCGAGTGCACGCCCAGCTTCCCCAGCACGTTCTGCATATGCGTGCGGACCGTGTGCGGGGAGAGGAACAGCCGCTCGGCGACGGCCTTGCGCCCCAGCCCCGCCACCATGCACCGCAGCACCTCGCGCTCGCGCGGGGTCAGCGACTCCACCAGCCGCTCGCTCTCGGTGCGGTGCTTGCGGGCGGCGGTCAGCTCACGCAGCACACCCGTGAGCAGGGCGGGCGGCAGATGCGTCTCGTCCCGCAGCACCCCCCGGATGACGGTCAGCAGCCGGGACAGCGAGCAGTCCTTGGCCACCCAGCCCGAGGCGCCCGCCTGCAGGGCGAGAGCCGCACGCCGCGGATCGTCCTTCTCGGCGAGTACGACGGTACGGACACCGGGCTGGCCCGAACGGACGCCGGCCACCAGCGAGATGCCGTCGACCAGGCCTTCTTCGTTGTTGTCGTGCACGGGCACGGCCGGGCGGACACCCGGCACATTGCCGCCGAGGTCGGCGTCGACGAGCAGCACGTCGAACCTGCGGCCTTCCGCGACCGCCCGTTCCAGGCAGCGCAGCGCGGCCGGGCCACTGCCCGCCGCGGAGACATCGACATCGGGCTCGGCGGCCAGGGCGGCGGCGAGCGACTCGGCGAAAATACGATGGTCGTCGACGACCAGAACACGGATGCGAACCACAAAAACCCCCACTGGTCGGGGGACGGACCGGCGCAGGTACGGCGCCCGAGGTGTTCCCGAGCCTCCTGTCGGCTCAGAAAACGGGGTGCCGCAGTCGCACGGCCGCCGCCGTGCTGAGACTGCTACCCCCACTTCGGGCGTCGTACCCGACTGTCTCGCCCCCTGATCGGCACCGGCCCCCACCGGTGCTGCTCATCAGAGTAAGGCCGTGCGGCAGGAGCGGAAGGTGATTTGCAGAACTGATTGGCCGACGCGTTTATGGTGTGCCGTATGTTTCGTATCGAGACAGAAGTCGACAAAGAGCGTAGCCAATTCCTGCGGTCTCGGCTGCGGGAGGCCAATACGGCGGCGTCTCCGGTGCTGCGTTCTCTGAGCGGAACCCCTGGTGAACGGGAAGTTCCGCTCCAGGTGTGGGCGGTGGAGCCGGGGGGCTCGGTCGCGGGCGGGCTGATCGGGCACACGTGGGCGACGTGGCTGCATGTCGCCTATCTCTGGGTCGACGGGCGCCACCGCGGGGCCGGGCTCGGGTCGCATCTGCTGTCCCGGGCGGAACGTCTGGCCGTCTCGTCGCGGGGGTGCCGGGCGTCCCGGCTGGAGACGTGGGACTTCCAGGCGCCGGACTTCTACCGGAAGCAGGGGTACGAGGTGGTGTGCGCGATCCCGGACTATCCCCCGGGGATCACGGAGTACACCCTGACGAAGCGCCTGCTGCTCTGACCGGCCCTTCTCTCGCCCCCGCCGCCCCTACCCGTTCCCGTCCACGCATGGGGCTGCGCCCCTCGCCCCCTGATCGCGCTTCGCGCTCGTCCTCAAACGCCGGACGGGCTGAAAGACATCTTTCAGCCCGTCCGGCGTTTGAGGACCGGGGGTTCGGGGGCCGCGCCCCCGAGTCAGTGACGGGAAGGGTAGGGGCGGCGGGGGCGAAAAACCCGTCAGCCCACCCGCCGGGCCCCCTCCGACGGCACCGCCGGGAAGACGCGCGGCGCCGTGTACCCGGCCGCCGCGAACGCCTCACCCACCGCCTTCGTGACCGTGTCCGCGTCCGCCGCCTCGACCAGCACGACGGCCGAGCCGCCGAACCCGCCACCCGTCATCCGCGCCCCCAACGCCCCGGCCTGGTTCGCCGTGGCGACGGCGAGGTCCAGCTCCGGGCAGGAGATGCGCAGGTCGTCACGGAGCGACTCGTGGCCGGCCGTCAGGACGGGCCCGATCCCCCGGATGTCCCCCGCGTCGAGAAGCGCGATGACCTCCTCGACCCGGTGGTCGTCCGAGACGACGTGCCGCACGTACCGCCGCAGCCGTTCGTCCGAGAGCCGGTCGAGCGCCGCGTCGAGGTCCTCGTACGCGAGGTCCCGCAGGAACGGCACGCCCAACTGCCGCGCACCCTCCTCGCAGCCCTCCCGCCGCTCCGCGTACGCCCCGTCGCCCAGCGCGTGCTTGACGCGGCTGTCGACGACGAGGAGCTGGAGCCCCTGGGCCGGGAGGTCGAAGGGGACCTGCCGGATCGACAGGTCGCGGCAGTCGAGGTGGAGGGCGTTGCCCTCGGTGCAGCAGGCGGACGCGGTCTGGTCCATGATCCCGCAGGGCACGCCCACGAAGTCGTTCTCCGCGCGCTGGGCGACGCGGGCCAGCTCGGGCCCGGTGAGGCCGAGTTCGTACAGGTCGTTCAGGGCCAGGGCAGTGACGACCTCAAGCGCCGCCGAGGAGGACAGGCCCGCGCCCGTCGGGACCGTCGAGGCGAGGTGGATGTCCGCGCCGGTGACGGTGTGCCCGGCCTCGCGCAGGACCCACACGACCCCGGCGGGGTAGGCCGCCCAGCTGGTGTTCGTCAGCGGGGCGAGGCCGTCGACGTGCAGTTCGACGACCGGGCCCTCGATGTCGGCCGAGTGGATGCGCAGCACCCCGTCGTCGCGGCGCGAGACCGCGGCCACCGCCGTGTGCGGCAGCGCGAGGGGCATGACGAAGCCCTCGTTGAAGTCGGTGTACTCACCGATCAGGTTGACCCGGCCGGGCGCCGCCCAGATCCCCTCGGGGGGTGTCCCGTACAGCTTCTCGAAACCGCCGCGGACCTGCTGAACCGCTTCCTGCGTCCCCACTAGTGCCCCTCCGCCTTCGCGTTGTTCTGCGCGAACTCCCACGCGTCCGCGACGATTCCCGCGAGATCCGCGCGGGACGGGTTCCAGCCGAGCCGGTCGCGGGCCGTGGCGGCGGACGCGACGAGGACCGCCGGGTCGCCGGCCCGGCGCGGCGCCGCGACCTCGGGGATCGGGTGTCCGGTCACCTTGCGGACGGTCTCGATCACCTCGCGGACCGAGAAGCCGTTGCCGTTGCCGAGGTTGCAGATCAGGTGCTCGCCGGGCTGCGCGGCGGCGACCGCCAGCAGGTGCGCCTCCGCGAGGTCGGCGACGTGGATGTAGTCGCGGACGCAGGTGCCGTCGGGCGTCGGGTAGTCGTCGCCGTAGACGGAGATGGCGTCGCGGCGGCCCTGGGCGACCTGGAGGACGAGCGGGATGAGGTGCGACTCGGGGTCGTGCCGCTCACCGCTGCTGCCGTACGCGCCCGCCACGTTGAAGTAGCGCAGCGAGACGGCGGCCAGTCCGTGCGCGGCCGCCTCGCCCGTGATCATGTGGTCGACGGCGAGCTTGGAGGCGCCGTAGGGGTTGGTGGGCAGCGTCGGCGCGGACTCGGTGATCGGGGTGGTCTCCGGCTCGCCGTACGTCGCCGCCGTGGAGGAGAAGACCAGCGTGCGCACGCCCGTCTCGCGCATGGCGCCGAGCAGGGCCATCGTGCCGCCGACGTTGTTGTCCCAGTACTTCTCGGGCTTCACGACCGACTCGCCGACCTGCGAGAACGCGGCGAAGTGCAGCACGGCGTCGTACGAGGGGTCCAGCCACTTCGCGGCGTCGCGGATGTCGCCCTCGACGAAGGCGGCCCCGGCCGGGACGCCCTCGCGGAAGCCGGTGGAGAGGTTGTCGAGGACGGTCACCTCGTGGCCCGCCTCCAGCAGGTGCTGGGCGACCACGCTTCCCACATAGCCCGCACCGCCGGTGACCAGGTACTTCCCACTCATGAACTCGCTACCTCTCGCAGTCGCTGGGCCGCGGTCTCCGGCGGCACGTCGTTGATGAACACGTTCATGCCGGACTCGGAACCCGCGAGGAACTTCAGCTTGCCGGAAGTGCGGCGGATGGTGAAAAGCTCAAGGTGGAGCGCGAAGTCCTCACGCACCACGCCGTCGAACTCCTCCAGCGTGCCGAACGGCGCCTGGTGCCAGGCCGAGATGTACGGCGTCGGAGGCTCACCTTCGCCGAAGATCCGGTCGAAGCGCCTCAACAGTTCCAGATAGACCTGGGGGAACTCTGTGCGCGCGGCCTCGTCCAGGCCCAGCAGATCGGGCACGCGGCGGCGCGGATACAGGTGCACCTCGTAGGGCCAGTGCGCCGAGAACGGCACGAAGGCCACCCAGTGCTCGGTCTCCAGGACGACCCGCTCGTCGGCGAGCTCCCGCTCCAGCACGGCGTCGAAGAGGTTCTCCCCGCCGGTCGCCTCCTTGTGCGCCGCCAGCGAGCGCAGCATCAGGGCCGTT
Coding sequences:
- the galK gene encoding galactokinase, whose product is MGTQEAVQQVRGGFEKLYGTPPEGIWAAPGRVNLIGEYTDFNEGFVMPLALPHTAVAAVSRRDDGVLRIHSADIEGPVVELHVDGLAPLTNTSWAAYPAGVVWVLREAGHTVTGADIHLASTVPTGAGLSSSAALEVVTALALNDLYELGLTGPELARVAQRAENDFVGVPCGIMDQTASACCTEGNALHLDCRDLSIRQVPFDLPAQGLQLLVVDSRVKHALGDGAYAERREGCEEGARQLGVPFLRDLAYEDLDAALDRLSDERLRRYVRHVVSDDHRVEEVIALLDAGDIRGIGPVLTAGHESLRDDLRISCPELDLAVATANQAGALGARMTGGGFGGSAVVLVEAADADTVTKAVGEAFAAAGYTAPRVFPAVPSEGARRVG
- a CDS encoding type II toxin-antitoxin system Phd/YefM family antitoxin, which translates into the protein MTEIAISAARSQLGDLVRRAAHGRETIALTDHGHVAALLVSPQVIEDLEDALAVADYQRRKAEGTLGEGVSHEEVGRMLGLRP
- a CDS encoding LuxR C-terminal-related transcriptional regulator; translation: MVRIRVLVVDDHRIFAESLAAALAAEPDVDVSAAGSGPAALRCLERAVAEGRRFDVLLVDADLGGNVPGVRPAVPVHDNNEEGLVDGISLVAGVRSGQPGVRTVVLAEKDDPRRAALALQAGASGWVAKDCSLSRLLTVIRGVLRDETHLPPALLTGVLRELTAARKHRTESERLVESLTPREREVLRCMVAGLGRKAVAERLFLSPHTVRTHMQNVLGKLGVHSTLAAVALARRAGVGPVDLAGDVVERGGQLA
- a CDS encoding trans-aconitate 2-methyltransferase; its protein translation is MSATTTPTWDPGQYLRHAEHRARPFAELLGRVPALPGEPARIADLGCGPGNVTVQLVERWPGAYVTGYDNSPQMLARAEEHAGSTGGGGRLDFAHADLTEWAPAETYDLVVSNAALQWVPGHLEAFGTWLDAVAAGGTFAFQVPNNIDAPLHALMRELAVSPRWKGRLGGVLRRPDSVHDPLVYLDRLARLGCEVDVWETTYMQLLQGEDAVLDWSKGTGMRPALTALADDPEAGDAFTAEYRDLLRTAYPTAAYGTVLPFRRLFAVARKTG
- a CDS encoding MarR family winged helix-turn-helix transcriptional regulator, which gives rise to MEDEVDRLVAAWRRERPDLDVEPLEVLSRVSRLARHLDRARRIAFAEHALEPWEFDVLTSLRRAGAPYQLSPGQLLTQTLVTSGTMTNRIDRLAKKGLVERLPDPSDRRGVLVRLTGEGRDRADQALAGLLDQERAILAELSRAQRGELAGLLRQLTAPFDNIPG
- the galE gene encoding UDP-glucose 4-epimerase GalE encodes the protein MSGKYLVTGGAGYVGSVVAQHLLEAGHEVTVLDNLSTGFREGVPAGAAFVEGDIRDAAKWLDPSYDAVLHFAAFSQVGESVVKPEKYWDNNVGGTMALLGAMRETGVRTLVFSSTAATYGEPETTPITESAPTLPTNPYGASKLAVDHMITGEAAAHGLAAVSLRYFNVAGAYGSSGERHDPESHLIPLVLQVAQGRRDAISVYGDDYPTPDGTCVRDYIHVADLAEAHLLAVAAAQPGEHLICNLGNGNGFSVREVIETVRKVTGHPIPEVAAPRRAGDPAVLVASAATARDRLGWNPSRADLAGIVADAWEFAQNNAKAEGH
- a CDS encoding GNAT family N-acetyltransferase, with translation MVCRMFRIETEVDKERSQFLRSRLREANTAASPVLRSLSGTPGEREVPLQVWAVEPGGSVAGGLIGHTWATWLHVAYLWVDGRHRGAGLGSHLLSRAERLAVSSRGCRASRLETWDFQAPDFYRKQGYEVVCAIPDYPPGITEYTLTKRLLL
- a CDS encoding TetR/AcrR family transcriptional regulator, with product MIDGVADSSTPSNEKPRRARRTRMTGAERRAQLLEIGRTLFAQKGFEATSVEEIAAKAGVSKPVVYEHFGGKEGLYAVVVDREMRRLLDGVTSSLTAGHPRELCEQAAFALLDYIEEYTDGFRILVRDSPIPQSTGSFASLISDIATQVEDILGREFKRRGFDPKLAPLYAQALVGMVALTGQWWLDVRRPKKAEVAAHLVNLAWHGLDGLEAKPRLIGRRKS
- a CDS encoding type II toxin-antitoxin system RelE family toxin, whose protein sequence is MTYRITWEPTATNAAVRFLKDDPAGLAAVYEAVDTLAKEPRPTGSTAYGPNIRRLRVGDYRVLYVIDEDVIRILVTNLGRTP